The following proteins are co-located in the Polystyrenella longa genome:
- a CDS encoding DoxX family protein → MQKVRYVPLLAIILLVVLRMAIGWQFLYEGLWKTSTQSTSRPWTAAGYLSNAEGPFRDNFRELVGDPDELDWLNEEKVNARWTAWQNRFVKHYDLSEDQQKRLDTLLNGRDMYASDAIVEELPPRVAEYLGENDWSKFFTFNKDQKRLEVDGEWHMTPAERARLIWLAGLEEMDPPPLTSGAFKYNVITISDDGEKIESETVEEPTETQIAFARALDQVYDRQARLGFRERLKGTLKADPEMVGPLYATKIKDEEGKDVRFEERLPGSSEQYQDLLGRFEQMHADATLDYNWVHLDYEKTKMLEQKAKALGPIKSLDSELRTAAIKLVSLDQLSKGPVSPDPEPVQTQDFLVITGLLVLGFCLVAGLFTKLAVLLGAVMVLSFYLVMPPWPGVPQVPGPEHSFVVNKNLIEVFALLAIAAFPTGRWFGIDAAFFALFRKQKTKATTTSVKTETDSSKAAAAT, encoded by the coding sequence GTGCAAAAAGTCAGATATGTTCCTCTCCTTGCGATCATTCTGCTAGTCGTCCTGCGCATGGCGATTGGCTGGCAGTTCCTTTACGAAGGACTCTGGAAAACATCGACGCAATCGACCTCCAGACCCTGGACGGCCGCCGGCTACTTAAGTAATGCCGAAGGTCCGTTCCGAGATAACTTCCGTGAGCTCGTCGGAGACCCGGATGAACTCGACTGGTTAAATGAAGAAAAAGTCAACGCCCGCTGGACCGCCTGGCAGAACCGTTTCGTGAAGCATTACGATCTCTCGGAAGATCAGCAGAAGCGACTTGATACTTTGCTCAATGGTCGGGACATGTATGCGTCCGATGCAATTGTGGAGGAACTCCCTCCCCGCGTTGCGGAATATCTTGGGGAAAACGATTGGTCCAAGTTCTTTACATTCAATAAAGATCAGAAACGCCTCGAAGTCGATGGCGAATGGCACATGACTCCTGCAGAACGCGCCCGTCTGATCTGGCTGGCAGGACTCGAAGAGATGGATCCTCCTCCGTTGACTTCGGGAGCCTTCAAGTACAACGTGATTACCATCAGTGATGATGGAGAAAAAATAGAGAGCGAAACCGTAGAGGAACCGACCGAAACGCAAATCGCTTTTGCTCGCGCTCTCGATCAGGTTTATGATCGTCAGGCCCGACTTGGATTCCGCGAACGCCTGAAAGGGACCTTGAAAGCGGATCCCGAAATGGTGGGGCCGCTCTACGCGACCAAAATTAAAGATGAAGAAGGAAAAGACGTTCGTTTTGAAGAACGTCTGCCGGGTAGCTCAGAGCAATACCAGGATCTCCTCGGTCGCTTCGAGCAGATGCATGCTGACGCCACGCTTGATTACAACTGGGTGCATCTCGATTACGAAAAAACAAAGATGTTGGAGCAAAAGGCGAAAGCGCTCGGCCCGATTAAATCACTCGATTCTGAACTGCGTACTGCCGCGATTAAACTCGTTTCTTTAGATCAACTCAGCAAAGGCCCTGTTAGCCCTGATCCGGAGCCCGTTCAAACGCAGGACTTCCTCGTCATTACTGGTTTACTGGTTCTCGGTTTCTGCCTGGTAGCGGGATTGTTCACCAAACTGGCAGTCCTGTTGGGGGCGGTGATGGTCCTTTCGTTCTACCTGGTGATGCCTCCCTGGCCGGGGGTTCCTCAAGTACCGGGACCAGAGCATAGTTTCGTCGTGAATAAGAACCTCATTGAAGTCTTCGCTCTGCTGGCCATCGCTGCCTTCCCGACCGGACGTTGGTTTGGTATCGACGCTGCATTCTTTGCACTTTTTCGAAAACAGAAAACGAAAGCGACGACGACCTCTGTGAAAACAGAAACCGATTCTTCCAAGGCCGCAGCGGCCACTTAA
- a CDS encoding Gfo/Idh/MocA family protein: MLLTPEQEKIGSDNFDQVVGQSRRDFIKGAVASAAGMGAVYFGYEELKGERVKTAIVGTGDEGNVLITQHPEKYMDIVAIADLRPTNRDRAFKGDGNEHRIGLVKKLGAENAEKIQVFSNHREMLAKKDELGIELVIIAVPLNQHAPIAMECLDAGLHVLSEKLMAHNITECKELIRKAKEDNLLYAVGHQRHYSVLYDNANHLVKEGHLGTIKYIRAQWHRNNSFPGRDSWRKSIPSADAKAVTDETAQEFGYEDLNQLVNWRLFNSTGGGLMAELGSHQLDAASIFLGKVHPIAVQGYGGKNFYGVPGVGPQDKWDDDREIDDHIYVTFEFPGPTYYKEGSDTEINNERDICIVTYSSMNTNRWEPYGEAVFGSRATLIMKTEKEALLYKEASPTSGGGIDTRLWLVEGKSGGGVMDSYETTAAPKAVDTKVTEVSRGYTEEMEHFCHCIRTNNFKGPKEGGLKCNGTVAMADAIMAITANLAMKHKIRIEFKKEWFDPESDATPEADFANYGETSHA; the protein is encoded by the coding sequence ATGTTATTAACACCGGAACAGGAAAAAATTGGCAGCGACAACTTCGATCAGGTTGTCGGGCAGTCCCGTCGTGATTTCATCAAAGGGGCGGTTGCCTCAGCGGCAGGAATGGGAGCTGTCTACTTCGGCTACGAAGAGCTGAAAGGGGAACGCGTCAAAACCGCCATCGTCGGTACAGGCGATGAAGGAAACGTCCTCATTACCCAGCACCCTGAAAAATACATGGACATCGTTGCCATTGCCGACCTCCGTCCCACCAACCGGGATCGGGCGTTCAAAGGGGACGGTAACGAGCACCGCATCGGTCTGGTCAAAAAACTGGGCGCCGAAAACGCCGAAAAAATTCAGGTGTTTAGTAATCACCGGGAGATGCTGGCCAAAAAAGACGAACTCGGTATCGAGTTGGTCATCATTGCTGTTCCGCTGAACCAGCATGCTCCCATTGCGATGGAATGCCTCGACGCTGGGCTGCATGTTCTGTCTGAAAAGCTGATGGCTCATAACATCACCGAATGCAAAGAGCTGATCCGCAAAGCCAAAGAGGATAATCTGCTTTACGCTGTGGGTCACCAACGTCACTACAGCGTGCTGTACGACAATGCCAACCACCTTGTCAAAGAAGGTCATCTCGGCACCATTAAATACATCCGTGCCCAGTGGCACCGGAACAACAGCTTCCCCGGTCGCGACAGTTGGCGTAAAAGCATTCCTTCTGCGGACGCGAAAGCCGTAACAGATGAAACTGCCCAGGAGTTCGGTTACGAAGACTTGAACCAGCTCGTCAACTGGCGTCTGTTCAATTCGACCGGTGGTGGATTGATGGCCGAATTGGGGAGCCACCAGTTGGACGCCGCCAGTATTTTTCTCGGCAAAGTTCATCCGATTGCGGTTCAGGGCTACGGTGGAAAGAACTTCTACGGTGTTCCCGGAGTAGGTCCTCAGGACAAATGGGATGACGATCGCGAAATCGATGACCACATTTACGTGACCTTCGAATTCCCCGGCCCGACTTACTACAAAGAAGGTTCGGATACCGAGATCAACAACGAACGCGATATCTGTATCGTCACTTATTCCTCGATGAACACCAATCGCTGGGAACCTTACGGCGAAGCGGTCTTCGGTTCTCGTGCAACGCTCATCATGAAAACGGAAAAAGAGGCGCTGCTTTATAAAGAAGCCAGCCCGACCAGTGGTGGTGGAATTGACACTCGTCTGTGGCTTGTCGAAGGCAAATCAGGTGGCGGCGTGATGGATTCCTACGAAACGACTGCGGCACCTAAAGCAGTCGATACCAAAGTGACGGAAGTCAGCCGCGGTTACACCGAAGAGATGGAGCACTTCTGCCACTGTATCCGGACCAATAACTTTAAAGGTCCTAAAGAGGGTGGGCTAAAATGTAACGGTACCGTTGCCATGGCCGACGCCATTATGGCGATCACCGCTAATCTGGCGATGAAACATAAAATCCGCATCGAGTTCAAAAAGGAATGGTTCGATCCCGAAAGTGATGCCACTCCCGAAGCTGACTTTGCCAACTACGGCGAAACATCTCATGCCTGA